The DNA segment gaatagaagctcgaaccttgaagctggtcgaacagatcatcgattcttggcaggggatacctattcttgatcgtcagcttgttcaactctctgtagtcaatgcacatacggaaactaccgtccttcttcttcacaaacaaaactggagctccccaaggcgagaagcttggtcggataaaacccttgtctaacaactcttgaagttgtgtcgacaactcttgcatttcagacggagcaagtctatagggtgccttagccacaggcgcggcgcctggaactaagtcgatgcgaaactccacttgcttttgaggcggcaagccaggcaagtcttctggaaagacttctgggtactccctcacgacagggatgtcttcgatcttcggctcagcagcctttttatccacaatgtgtgccagaaaagcaacacatcctttctgcaaacacttccttgctttcaggcagctaatcatccttaacggcgtctcacacttctccccatgaacaacaatggtctcaccatcatcggtcgggatacgaataatcttctcgtggcaAACTATCTCCGCTTtattactcgataaccaatccatccctactaccacgtcgaagcttcccaactggactggtagtagatcgagagcaaactcacgctctcccagctcgattacgcaacctcgaatcacctcgtttgcttctactaacttcccatttgctaattcgatcgagtacggaatatctaacttactagcggctaaaccaagcatgtttctaaattctaacgatacgaagctataatcggcaccagtatcaaacaaaacggatgcatagcgttggtttacagggaacgtaccagtgacaacattgggatcctggcgcgcttccctggcttccatgttaaaaactcttccgcgtgcctggtttaattctgggcagttcctcttgtaatgcccttgatctccacagttgaaacatccgggcctctgcccgtttccaccattgtttccagcttgatggtttccctggttccgattcatggcgcctgcttggttagcattgttggcacggttcccatcacctccctggtttccttgtgggcggttcccattaccaccacggttattcctattcctaaatcctccctggcctccccggccagcactagcccaacaaaaatccttcgtatgaccagtcttcccacatgattcacaaactcttaggctgcaacgaccagagtgatgtcgttggcatgagttgcacttgggttgtgcacccatgtatcccttccctttctttttaCTACCAGCTGTATCTGGCGCTGGTGCgttctgctctcctttcttaaccaccatcccggtgccctgcttgaaattcgaaaattttcgcttgtttccacctgacgactccacgtgagtctctttcttcttcggctcgccttcatcaaacttgttcaaccgaattgcctcttcggtgagagccacactcaaatcaatggcttcagtgattgtTGCTGGTTTGGAagaggtcaccatgctgattatttgaggagccaatccccaaatgaagcgttcaatccttttgaactcaggcgtaaccatgtagggtaccacgtgcgacaaatcgtggaacctctgaacatactcagctatcttggaaccttccatcttcaggtgccagaattcggtctctaacctctggatttctgcgcgagaacagtactttttgcgcataagttctttcaactcagtccacgtcagtgcgtaagccgcagcttcgccaagggtctggacctgtagattccaccaggatagggctccatccacaaatagccctgagatgtaagtgacttgttgatccagcgcgcatttgctcatgcgaagtacggactcggttttctcagcccagcggacgaaagcaacagcaccccctgtgccatcgaagtttatgggcttgcagtccaagaactgtttgtaagtacacccatgcggtgggttgttgttgttgcccgtgttgccggagttgcttccactcattcctccctGAGAGGCaacatattgagcaatagcagcagcaatgacttgctgtagttcgtcctgagtagtaggcattggctgaggttgtcgtcttggcgccatcttctaaagatgtgtacgttggtcaggccataataagcatacgtatatagtaatagtaatacataacatctcatgtcccaacatcccatgtcacaagtattatatacacaacatcccatgtcccaacatcccatgtcacaaaaatataaataagaaatcaagtgcatcagatatggtgagaataccgcgattgctacatatatcgagaccataaagtgtagtaagtgtgtcatacaaccatcaatcaaataggggctacatcacccctgtacaaaactatatcatatcagtatcacatacatcaggtacatcaaataggtatcaacaaaagtcagaaatcatcagatggtctccaaaaggctgtgcagtcacaatcgctgtcgtctcaccatcgtctaccactatggcaccgatgagctctatgcggatgggggtggaggagggggaaagtgagtgtagagtaagcggcgtaaatgaagccagtcctcctccatcgcctgctgagtgtgaataacagaagcgatctgctgctccaaagtcgaaagtcgggcagcaaagtccgggggtaatgatcgaaaaaggctgaaaagatgaggaTGTCTGGCCATGATATGGGCCTagtgatagctgagctctctcgagctcctggagtcgctgtgtatgggactcacgctgatggacaaaggacatcaagacgtcctctatggtatgccccatatggaatggatgatatggatcagtgggtggcatcggagaggaagatgaccaaagcagtggcgtgctggtgggatcgaatggtgctacatgaacaggtgaaacagaagatggaacagatgtcatctggggcatgaatggcataggcatcggtatgtgcccaaaagggtgggctgaagagccctctccaggccccgctggaggtacaaacggtgggatctgaagtgaaaaatcagtatgatgtgcatcagtgtgatgtggtggaaacggtggaacatcctcgtcagcaggtatccaaccgtgctgagcctcctcatcgggtggatccatatgctctgcaaatagagcgtgctcaggctcgaggggtacaggatcaaacggagcaatgacaggatcaacgagtgcaacatgctcaactgggtggtcaacagggatatcagcaatcaaagggggatcaacaaaaggtggatcaataACAGGATCATCAGCTATCAAAGGAACATCACCAACAAgtgggtcagccaaaacgggctcaacaggaacgtcagcatgtaccaagtcatgctcatgcacaggatcgagagcagctgcctgctctggggccaaggcaggctctgggtcgtcaaaagccatgtcaaaatcaaactctggatcaaagggatcaacaggatcaacgggatcaacagggtcctccatatgctggtccatatgaatatactcaatatcgcggtcaggatcaaatcctggaggaaaaacgggatcagaatcctcaatATCGTtgtgctcgaacacaaagctcgggatgggtgcggcagaagatgcctgatcggggtccgagtcatgtacaaaatgctgcgtgctcacctcgtgagacggtacagatgccacagactcaaaggagtctgggactggcgaatgggcgggcgagtcctcaacaggagcaccagcaatcatcaaaagatcgccagcgggaagaggggctgcatcaggaatctcatcctcgtaaggctcgtcctcaaagagatcaatgtcgccgtcagcctcggcgtcgggtagcaagtcgtatgctggatacgaagcaaggggtatgggagctggaatcgctaccaagggaagatactcagcaggtgggtcatcgacatgctcatcagcgccgtcgggcagagcgaagggctggaagtcatcatcatcagtgctggtgaagtcggaggtatgcacctcgtgctctgaagacacaatgtcgtctgatactatgggtaaaggtccggtggtatctgaatcacccgtggctggtgagtccatgggtctgtaacataaacacaagcatacacaaaaatcagtaaatcaggtaatcacacaagttaccaagtaataatcacataatcctcctagtcccactagcctcccagcctcccagactgtccttcctagtcccactagccaactttcccagcctcccagactgactccctagtcccactagcaaactctcccagcctcccagactgactccctagtcccactagcaaattctcccagcctcccagactgactccctagtcccactagcaaattctcccagcctcccagactgactccctagtcccactagacaactacctcgatccattagatcgagcctcggcctcccagaccgagcctcagtctcccagaccgagcctcagcctcccagactgagcctaaaaataataaataaaatatgctcaacatttgtttataaaaacgttttggatctggacttaagtggtatgcagtaaaaaatgttttcgtgagagccctagtgatcatagtctagactcgagaaggaatcctagttcgctatgatcagagctctgataccaagctgtcacaccctggctttgcggaagcgtggttaatttggtgtgacttcttaataccatagcttaatcataacaagctatatgaattaaaaatatgcaagatcatccattaaaataaaaatcaaacattgtcttaacgggtaaacacccaacaaccataaacttgtctaaacaattacaaactcaaacataacataaacatggttcagggactgtgacttgtccaggaaagagtcacaagtctcgaaccctggatgacctcgggcctaatgcagcggaaaacaagccataccgcgccagatcgttagtttcctgaaatacatgtaagttgaaaaatcaacaataatgttgagcgagttcatgcgaaagtgagtatataaacctttatctttatcaaaaacctggtatgtagcaaataaggaaaaagagatcaccaatggtttgcaaggccattgatatgtgtgaagtgcaagtaggaagactcaaacctagcggatttatgcgtcgggcactaagtcaccccgaggtccgttcagctggacctggggctgggctcgctacacccagatagatctatcgctcctgtccctcggtcctactatgaggattaatggcctcaagtttccgcctacccactcacatgatctaagtaacaaacctccttacgctaatcataccatgtataaacatattcataatcattgtaacatgtatttcacccccgcagtttagaaaactgaaaacagttaagagaaaagggggacatgaactcactgtcagtgcgtagctaaatcaagcactccaaatgtccgaaagctgtgcaacgacctacatgtgctaattctatttgacggatggccgtgctttagctttatagtttaattttcgggaaacagttagacaactgttccttgtacaTAATTGGTAGtaaatttccttcccaaggatgggggaattaatacatgtgcgtttataatatttttttgggtaaagggttaccccggagAAATTTTATATCAACCAACAATCAAAAACAGGGTGTGTTAAGACAATAACACACACTTCTAGGCTTGACATACCAAACCTAGCAACACACAAAAAAAGAAACAAACCCGACTAATGTCAAAACCAATGGAAAAATAAAACAACAAGGGATCACAGCCCAAAACAAGACACACAGCCGAACTAGAAACTCCTCCTTAGCCCGGCTCCAAAGCCATATTCTTCGAGATCAGCCACCTTTCCAGAATGTTGTCATACTTTGGTTCCCCACTCACCTTGAATCCCATAATTCTAAGCCGAACCGTATCAATGATGATCTTTGAGAGAGCCTCAGCATTTCGAACAAGAGCAGAAAAAAGACGGTTGTTTCTTTCCTGCCAAATAAAATACGTGGTAGCCGCAACCAGGATCTTGCAGATAATATGCTCAAGCGTTCTAGAATCAGAAACACGCTCCATCCATTGAATAATCGACGTCCAGTTGTTCAGCACACCCCCCATGTCAACGTATTTTCTAACCGATCCCCAAACCTCCGATGAGAATTGACATTGGAAGAAGAGATGATCTCTAGAGTCACGATCACATTTACATAATGGACAGCACATAAGCTGTAAGTTAGTAGCACTGCCAGCTTCCCAAACGGTCAACCTGTCTTGGGTCTTTAGCTTGTTTTTGATAACAAGCCACAAGTGGAATGAATGTCTAGGAATGCATTGAGCGAACCAAACCGATTTAACCCATAAAACCTTATCCTCTCTATTCCGTAAACTATTCCACACCTCCTTCGTTTCAAAATGCTGAAGATTACCATCCAGATCTTTCCACTCTAGCCGATCATGTTCATCAGCTAAAATTTGTGGCGTGTCAATATTTATAAGGACCGGATATGTGTCATACCAAGCCTCGGGCCACAACCATTGACCATTATCATCCGCCACAAGATCAGCAACCATagaagaaagagtgaaaccagcATTCGCAATCGCTCTAGGCGAGATAAAAGACCGAAGAGGACTAAACGGGCACCAATTGTCACTCCAAGCATTAGTTTGCCTTCCACTCCTAATAGACATCCAGAAAAACGATCGAACTTTATCTCGGATAGATAGGAGCTTTCTCCAACCCCAACTCTCGCTACCTCTACATTGAACATCCCAAAAGTTCTTACCTCGCAACTTGTGAGAGTGAATCCATTGAACCCAAAGCGACTTGCGATTAGAAAGAATGCTCCAAATATGAGCTGTCAAAAGAGCTTTATTTACATCCGTAATGCTTCTAATGCCCAAACCACCCTCATCTTTAGGAGTGCACACAATTTTCCAGGCCACTTTAGCTCTAGCCGAGCCTTGGTAACCACCATTCCATAAAACGTACGTAACCTCTTCTCCAAATCTTTTATAACACCTTGCGGAAGCATAAAAACCGAGGCCCAATAAGAGTACATGGCAGCCAAAACCGAATTGATAAGCTGAAGTCTACCTGCAAAAGACAAGGATTTAGACATAAAATTATCTATTCGCCGCTCTACACGTTCCACAAGAATACGACATTCACGAGCAGCCAATCTCGTAGAAATCAAAGGAACTCCAAGATACCGAACCGGAAGCGTACCCTCTTGAAAGGGCATGATCTCCAAAATCTGGTCTTTAACATAACGAGGAACATTACCGAAGAAAACGGTACTTTTAGAAGGACTAGGGACCAGACCCGAGATGTTAGTGAATTTGACAAGCGCATCCTTCAGATGTTTTACCGAAGTGCTATCCCCATGGGAAAAGATGAACAAATCGTCTGCAAACGAGACAATAATGATCTTTTGTTTAGGACAATTAGCATGAAACTTGAACAAAGAGTGCAAAGCCGCTTTCTGAAGGAGAAGGGTCAGAACCTCCATAACTAGAGTGAACAGATATGGAGACAACGGATCACCCTGCCTAAGACCTCGTTTCCCTGTAAAATAACCATGCAGCTCACCATTTATACTTAGAGAATATGAAACCGTGGTAACACACGTCATAATCCATTTAACCATTTTGCAATGAAATCCAAACCGCTTAAGAATAGTTTCCAAGAAAGACCAATTAACAGTATCATACGCTTTCTGAATATCTATCTTGAAAGCACATCGAGCCGGCCCTCTATTAAGGTGGTAGTTGTGCATCAATTCCTGCGTGAGAAGAATGTTATCAGAGATCTTCCTGCCAGGAACGAACGCCGACTGATTAATACTGACCAAACCCTCCAAAGCCCCTTTGATCCTATCCGTAATAATTTTACTGATGCACTTGAAGAGGACATTACAGCAGGATATAGGTCGGTAGTCAATAACCGAGTTAGGAGTATCCTTTTTAGGGACTAAAGCAATAATAGTGTGGTTGACCTGTTTCAAAAGCTTACCGTTCTGAAAAAAATCGGGAATAGCGGTCGTTACCTCATCTCCCACTATATCCCAAGAATGTTTAAAGAACGCCGAAGTAAACCCATCTGGGCCAGGGGCCTTATTCTCACCAATGCTAAACATTGCGGCTTTGACCTCCTCTCGAGTCACTTGTCTAACCATATGATTGGCCGTGTCAAGGTTAAGAGAATTAACAAAAAGATCTTCATCATCCAAATTTAGGACATTCTGCTCGGTACCCAAAAAATTAGAATAATGATCCACCAGGGCAGTAATGACATCCTTACCCTCAAATCGATTTCCATGCACATCATGAATGCAGCATATTTTATTTCTAGAATTACGACTCTTTACCGCATTGTGAAAATATGAAGTGTTCGAATCACCTGCACAAAGCCACTCAATCTTCGACTTTTGCTTTAAAAAACATTCTTCAtcataatcagggcaatggcttCTCTCTGGCTCCTAGGCGATTTTGGCGATCTCTATTGAAACCCTAGTTCTTGTTTTTCAACCTTAATTTTGATCAATCTGGGTTAGGTATTGGGGTGTTGtcgatccttctgagtaaggtttctAGACTTCAATCCTGATTTCTAATCTTTTGCAATCAAAGTTAGGGTTTTCGTTTCGTTTTCTTCATCTAGGGTTTCTTCGCTGTGCTGCCGAGAGCTTTGTTCTTCTTGTTGTTGGTTTTCTGCCGGCTagggtttgttgttttacgttgCATGATACTGCCATCTAGGGTTTTTTCAGAGTTCTTGCATGGAAAGAAACCGTGATAGTAGTTTGGAGGATCTAGGGTTTCGGTCTTTTTCGGAAAGAATGCATGAAGATGTGTTCATTACGTCTAAAGGTCCGATTAATGTCCAAGATATGAGTCAAAGCTCCTTGCTAAACAAACCGGTGCAGATTGATGGGAATCCATTGATACCCCGTCGAGGTGTTGCACTGAAAAGATCCAAAGGTTATCAATGTTATTGATGAGTTGCAGAAAATCACGGTCCCAGTTCAGCTTCCTTTAAGCGGCTCTAATGATCAGGATAATCAGCATGGGAAACTGTCAAGTACGCCGGTTACGAGTTTCTCTAACAGTCAAAACAATCTGCATGGACAGCCGACAGAATCAGTTTCGTATGCGGAGAAACTTCAGTCTTCTGTTCAAAGCAAAAGAGAAGTTAACTTCAGACTTATGAAGCCTTTAGAAACGAGAGAAGATGCTGATTTAGTCATTCCGAAAGCGGTGGTTCAGCAGGTGCAAGATAAGTTTGAAAATGTTCTTTATGGTTACTTTTTAGGAACTCGTTTACCATTCCCTGTAGTAGAATACTATGCAAAGAATGTTTGGGCAAAGTTTGGATGTCAAAAGATTATGATGAACTCGGATGGcttcttctttttcaagtttgattCTAGGGATGGGTTATTGAAAGTGCTGGAAGGAGGTCCTTGGTTGATAAGAAAAATTCCAATTTTTTTGAGTATATGGACACCAAAGGTTAGTTTGAATAAAGATGGTGTTAAAACCATACCCATTTGGGTTAAATTGCACAATGTTCCAATTTCGGTGTACACGGATGATGGATTAAGTTTGCTAGCTTCAAAATTGGGTATCCCGAAGAGACTTGACTCATATACTGCTGATATGTGTGTAGAGAATTGGGGTAGGAGCAGCTATGCTCGGGCAATGATCGAGGTGAATGCGGATGAGGAGCTTAAGGACCATATTACAATAGCTATTCCTAAGATGGATGAGGAGGGATACATTATGGAACGAGTTAAAGTTGAGTATGAGTGGAAACCTTTACGTTGTCCTACTTGTTGTTTGTTTGGGCATGATCATACTTCGTGTAGCAAAGTTATCAAGGACAAGGCAAAGCAGGTTGTAGTAGATGAGGAAGGATTTGTAACTGATAGAAGACGAATGGCTAAACAAGGGTTTCCGCAAAAAAAGCCAAAGCCTAAGTTTATCTATAAACCAAAGGTTAACAAGGATGCCCCAAGCACATCCGGAACAAAGGCGGATGGCTGCTCTAATTCCAGACACCCAACTGTAAAACTGTCTAATCCGTTTGAGGCCCTAAGTAGCGATAAGGATGACCCAGGTGGTAGTAATGAATCGGCTAAAAAGGATGGGGGAATTGATAAAGTGAATACGGTTCAGGATGAGGTTCAAGAGTCTGTTCCTACTGAAATGTCAAAATATATGGGAAGTAATCTTGATGGCAGTaattctgagggggcaagcactcccggttctATGGGTTTTAATGGGTAGTATTGCTGCTTGGAATATAAGGGGTTTGAATCGTCCCCTGAAACAAAACGAAGTTCGTGTTCTTATTGCTGAGTGTCGTTTGAGTATTTGTGCAATCTTAGAGACGCATGTTAATGTTAATAACCTTCTTAAAGTTTGCAAGAATGTGTTTCGTAGGTGGAATTGGACATCTAATGGGAATTTATGTCAGCGTGGCACTAGGATTATCTTGGGGTGGAATCCAGACGATGTGGATCTTATGGTGCTATACCAGTCTGATCAGGTTGTTCATACTCAGGTCCGTTTAAAAGTTGATTCCAAGGATTTCTTTTGTTCCTTTGTTTACGCTGAAAATAGGTATCAAGAGCGTCGTGCTTTATGGGAGGATCTATGTAGTCATAGTATTGTCGCTAAGGAGCATCCTTGGGTGGTTCTAGGGGATTTCAACTCGGCCCTTAACATGGAAGATTGTCTTGATGGTCCCTCCAGTCATACGATAGGAATGCGAGAGTTCTATGACTGTATTCAAGTAGCGGAAATTACAGATATTAATCATCATGGGTGACATTTTACTTGGAACCAAAAGCCGAAAGAAGGTATTGGTGTTTTTAAGAAGCTTGATCGTGTTATGGGTAATATCAAGTTCATCGACCTTTTTCCGAATGCGTATGCTCATTTCCAGCCTGCTCGTGTATCTAATCATTCGCCGTGTATTCTTAAGTTGCCAAATATCATCCATGCTAAACCAAAGCCTTTTAAATTTGCAAACTTCCTAACTTCTAAGGCTGACTTCAAGCAACTTGTTGCGGCTGAATGGGCTAAGGAAATTAATGGTTTTGCTATGTTTTCAGTGGTAAAGAAAATGAGGAACCTCAAGCCCTGCTTTCGTAAGCTTTTACATCAGCAAGGTAACCTTCATGATAAAGTGGCGAGACTTAGAAATGAATTGGATATGTTCCAGAAGTAGGTTGATGATAATCCCCATGATTCCGGAGCTCGTGATGCAGCTGCAAAGTGTCTTCGTGAGTTTCAAGAGGCGGCCTATGATGAAGAATGTTTTCTCAAGCAAAAATCGAAGGTTGAGTGGCTTTGTGCGGGAGACTCGAACACCGCTTTTTTTCATAACTCGGTGAAAAGCCGGAATGCTAGAAATAAGATCTTGTGCATTAATGATGTGCATGGTAATTCGTTTGAGGGTACCGAAGTTCCAGCCGTTCTTGTGGACCATTACACTAATTTCTTGGGTAACGACCAGCCCGTGCAACCTCTTAATGAGGATGATCTGTTTATTAACACGCTGAGTCATGATGTGGCGTCCCATATGGTTAGACAGGTCACTAGAGAATAGGTTAAAAGAGCCATTTTCAGTATTGGTGAGAATAAGGCGCCTGGGCCGGATGGTTTCACGTCTGCGTTCTTTAAGAATGCTTGGGATATTATTGGGGATGAGGTGACAAAAGCGGTGCTAGATTTCTTTGATAATGGTAAGCTCCTTAAGCAACTCAATCACACCATTATTGCTTTAATTCCCAAGAAGGACACTCCTAACTCCGTTCTAGACTATCGGCCCATCTCTTGTTGTAATGTTCTGTTTAAGTGCGTTAGCA comes from the Helianthus annuus cultivar XRQ/B chromosome 4, HanXRQr2.0-SUNRISE, whole genome shotgun sequence genome and includes:
- the LOC110906941 gene encoding uncharacterized protein LOC110906941, which encodes MSIRSGRQTNAWSDNWCPFSPLRSFISPRAIANAGFTLSSMVADLVADDNGQWLWPEAWYDTYPVLINIDTPQILADEHDRLEWKDLDGNLQHFETKEVWNSLRNREDKVLWVKSVWFAQCIPRHSFHLWLVIKNKLKTQDRLTVWEAGSATNLQLMCCPLCKCDRDSRDHLFFQCQFSSEVWGSVRKYVDMGGVLNNWTSIIQWMERVSDSRTLEHIICKILVAATTYFIWQERNNRLFSALVRNAEALSKIIIDTVRLRIMGFKVSGEPKYDNILERWLISKNMALEPG